AATAAAGTCGATTTTAAGTTAAAAGAACAAATTGGTAATAATATTTGTGTTTTTGATCAAAAAATTTGTTGGTATGGTGATTTAAACTTTGGGGGAAATTCTTATAAGAATTCATCAGCTATTCGATTAGTAAATACTGAATTAGCTAAAAAGATTACTAGTTCTAAATATCAAATATGAATGAATGATATCTCTAAAAGCGATTGGCAATTATTCAACAAGCTGCTTCCAAAATGGCAAGAAAGATATATGAATCGCCTTAATCAGGAATACAAAAGAATATTAGATGGTGATGGTTCGGCAGCGAATAAATTTTGGAAGCTGGAAAAACAAATAAAGGCGGATCGAAAATCGCCCGAGGTGCTTGTTGAAGTATCGAAAAGATCCATGTTTCAGACTTTATTGCAGCTGTTATCAGAGAATGTAATTACAGATGAAGATTTAACCGGCCTCAGTAAAGAATTAAGAGATGATATTAATACTGTTATTAAACGATTTGGCTAAATGTTAATTAAGGCAAATAATCTTACTAAAAGATACGGAACAAAATTAGCTCTAGATAACATAAATTTACAGATCGATCGTGGTCAATTAATTGCTTATCTAGGTACTAATGGTGCAGGGAAATCAACTACTATCAATCTTCTTACTGGTTTAATGACGCCAACCTCCGGGATGATCGCACGCCGTCAAGGAATAAAAATTGGCGTTGTCTTCCAAGATAGCATTCTCGATAAAGAGCTTTCAGTTAAAGATAATCTTAACTTTAGATCAAACTTATATCATGAAGATCATACTGAATGGGTTCACCAGTTAATTAGCCTAATGGGCCTCACCCATTTTCTAAATCAGCGCTATGGAACATTATCTGGTGGACAGCGACGCAGGGTTGATATCAATCGTGCCTTGATTACCGACCCAGATATTCTTTTCCTTGACGAACCGACAACTGGATTGGATTTACAAACGCGACTTGTTATTTGGAACCTCCTTCAAAAGCTACAAAAGGAACATGGTCTAACTATTTTTCTAACAACTCATTACTTAGAAGAAGCCGAAAATGCCGATCAAAT
The genomic region above belongs to Limosilactobacillus reuteri and contains:
- a CDS encoding multidrug transporter; this translates as MNDISKSDWQLFNKLLPKWQERYMNRLNQEYKRILDGDGSAANKFWKLEKQIKADRKSPEVLVEVSKRSMFQTLLQLLSENVITDEDLTGLSKELRDDINTVIKRFG
- a CDS encoding ABC transporter ATP-binding protein, which translates into the protein MLIKANNLTKRYGTKLALDNINLQIDRGQLIAYLGTNGAGKSTTINLLTGLMTPTSGMIARRQGIKIGVVFQDSILDKELSVKDNLNFRSNLYHEDHTEWVHQLISLMGLTHFLNQRYGTLSGGQRRRVDINRALITDPDILFLDEPTTGLDLQTRLVIWNLLQKLQKEHGLTIFLTTHYLEEAENADQMYILENGKILVSGSATDIKQHYAPTKLVVTTNGHKLQTNYSEKQLTPQKFSFDGLNCSEVITLLHSNQEYIINFSYTPGSINDAFVKITGKELQ